In Novipirellula caenicola, one genomic interval encodes:
- the fliG gene encoding flagellar motor switch protein FliG: MSSPSSMFNEAGLKKAAVLLSSMPTKTAARVLSQLPPRAIEAISIMIAQTDSFGGDEQEVVIAEFLTSKASSIYASPGGLERAKELIKEALGRDAGELLGNLQQTIESMPFGFIKKVDAQTLLQFIGDEHPQTIALLLSHVPSNYASEVMSGLDPEKQLEVIRRIATMGRTSPDAVAELEYGLEMRLSSMVNQSHSNTGGVASVAEILNVAERSVERNIMESLGRDDPELSDEIRRLMFVFEDISKLGDRDIQALLKNVETSQWAMSLKGASQVLQNKVMKNMSTRAAENLREEMEYLGSVRISEVEAVQQKIVDIVRHLEDTGEISRPTGEEEEEYVN, encoded by the coding sequence ATGTCCTCACCCTCGTCAATGTTCAACGAGGCAGGATTAAAAAAAGCCGCGGTGCTGCTAAGCTCGATGCCGACCAAGACGGCTGCGCGGGTCCTTTCGCAATTGCCGCCGCGTGCGATCGAAGCGATCAGCATCATGATCGCCCAAACCGATTCGTTTGGAGGTGACGAGCAGGAAGTCGTGATCGCTGAGTTTCTCACCAGCAAAGCGAGTTCGATCTACGCTAGTCCCGGGGGACTCGAGCGAGCCAAGGAGCTGATCAAAGAAGCGCTCGGCCGCGACGCAGGTGAATTGCTGGGCAATCTGCAACAGACGATCGAGTCGATGCCGTTCGGCTTTATCAAGAAGGTCGATGCCCAAACGCTGCTGCAGTTCATCGGCGACGAGCATCCGCAAACCATCGCGTTGTTGCTCAGCCATGTCCCGTCAAATTATGCGTCCGAAGTGATGTCGGGACTCGATCCCGAGAAACAGCTCGAGGTGATTCGGCGAATTGCCACGATGGGTCGCACCAGCCCCGATGCGGTTGCCGAATTGGAGTATGGTCTGGAAATGCGGCTTAGCAGCATGGTCAACCAATCGCACAGTAACACCGGCGGCGTGGCCAGCGTGGCAGAGATCCTGAACGTGGCCGAACGCAGTGTCGAACGGAACATCATGGAATCACTCGGGCGTGATGATCCCGAGTTGTCCGACGAGATTCGCCGGTTGATGTTTGTGTTTGAAGACATCTCGAAACTTGGCGATCGCGATATCCAAGCGCTACTGAAGAACGTGGAAACGTCGCAGTGGGCGATGTCGCTAAAAGGGGCCAGCCAAGTGCTTCAGAACAAAGTGATGAAGAACATGAGCACGCGAGCCGCCGAAAATCTTCGCGAAGAGATGGAGTATCTCGGCAGCGTCCGCATCAGCGAGGTCGAAGCGGTGCAACAAAAGATTGTCGACATCGTTCGCCATCTCGAAGACACCGGCGAAATCTCGCGTCCGACCGGCGAGGAAGAAGAAGAGTATGTGAACTAA